In Pseudobacter ginsenosidimutans, the following are encoded in one genomic region:
- a CDS encoding RteC domain-containing protein, whose product MREQYRQLYEKMLVEMEDCGKRYATEKEQIECCFQTCERNWNALLQLLDHRQFRTINDEIWFFKTVKPAFTGMLEYFALVYKAALFHPESGSDVQEISNFWRKELRHAEKFLEENEQFYHYYKTGRTEMDEVYFVRTVHPQDPSVPVAYRSHHGTISFHNNSSHDGLFAAIQARDKYLSYVKRKIQTVESQ is encoded by the coding sequence ATGAGAGAACAATATCGTCAACTGTATGAAAAAATGCTGGTTGAGATGGAAGACTGCGGTAAACGGTATGCCACTGAGAAAGAACAGATCGAATGCTGCTTTCAAACTTGCGAACGTAACTGGAATGCCTTACTGCAACTGCTGGATCATCGCCAGTTCCGCACCATCAATGATGAGATCTGGTTCTTCAAAACAGTGAAGCCGGCCTTTACCGGAATGCTGGAATACTTTGCACTGGTGTATAAAGCTGCGTTGTTCCACCCGGAATCAGGCAGCGATGTACAGGAGATCAGTAATTTCTGGAGAAAAGAGCTACGCCACGCCGAAAAATTCCTCGAAGAGAACGAACAATTCTATCACTATTACAAGACGGGCAGAACTGAAATGGACGAAGTTTATTTTGTCCGTACAGTCCATCCGCAAGATCCCTCTGTGCCCGTTGCATACAGAAGTCATCACGGGACCATCTCCTTTCACAACAACTCTTCCCACGACGGCCTGTTCGCCGCCATCCAGGCCCGCGACAAATACCTCAGCTACGTAAAACGAAAAATTCAAACGGTTGAATCACAGTAA
- a CDS encoding RNA polymerase sigma-70 factor, with amino-acid sequence MAVSEAGSTHLLGTAFENVFKSHFKSLHSYAYTIVKDDMVAEEMVQNVFCKIWEKKGHLEIETSLTAYLYRAVYNESLNHIKHQKVRLAYQAHASYQMKEQTDSASKKVLLSDLEQKLRKAMSELPEQCRTIFQMSRFEELKYQEIADRLGISIKTVENQMGKALKLLRSKLIDFLPLLLIILTNL; translated from the coding sequence ATGGCAGTATCGGAAGCAGGGAGTACACACTTGCTGGGCACAGCATTTGAGAATGTTTTTAAAAGTCATTTTAAGAGCCTTCACTCCTATGCATATACGATAGTTAAAGATGATATGGTTGCTGAAGAGATGGTCCAGAACGTATTCTGCAAGATCTGGGAAAAGAAAGGACATCTCGAGATTGAAACTTCGCTCACCGCTTATCTGTACAGGGCCGTTTACAACGAAAGCCTGAATCACATCAAACATCAGAAAGTAAGATTGGCCTATCAGGCGCATGCCTCTTATCAAATGAAAGAGCAGACTGATTCTGCTTCAAAAAAAGTATTGTTGAGCGACCTTGAACAAAAGTTGCGGAAAGCCATGAGCGAGCTTCCGGAACAATGCCGCACCATTTTCCAGATGAGCCGTTTTGAAGAACTCAAATACCAGGAGATTGCCGACCGGCTGGGCATCTCCATCAAAACCGTAGAAAACCAGATGGGGAAGGCACTCAAATTGCTGCGAAGCAAATTGATAGACTTCCTGCCACTGTTATTGATAATCCTGACCAACCTCTAA
- the ilvC gene encoding ketol-acid reductoisomerase: protein MAKLNFGGVEENVVTREEFPLAKAQSILKDEVVAVIGYGVQGPGQALNQKDNGVNVIVGQRKNSKSWDKAVRDGFVPGETLFEIEEALQRGTVICYLLSDAAQIAMWPTVKKYLTPGKALYFSHGFGITYNDQTGIIPPADVDVFLVAPKGSGTSLRRMFLQGRGLNSSYAIFQDATGRAFERVVALGIAIGSGYLFETDFRKEVFSDLTGERGTLMGAIQGIFAAQYEVLRKKGHTPSEAFNETVEELTQSLMPLVAENGMDWMYANCSTTAQRGALDWWKKFRDATLPVFTELYESVAAGKEAARSISSNSQVDYREKLEAELKELRESELWQAGKTVRSLRPENQAAQPAKAVAAN from the coding sequence ATGGCAAAACTCAATTTCGGCGGTGTTGAAGAAAATGTAGTAACCCGCGAAGAATTTCCTCTGGCCAAAGCGCAGTCAATCTTAAAGGATGAAGTAGTGGCCGTGATCGGTTACGGTGTGCAAGGTCCCGGACAAGCCCTCAATCAAAAAGACAATGGTGTGAATGTGATTGTAGGCCAGCGCAAGAATTCAAAAAGCTGGGATAAAGCCGTTCGTGATGGTTTTGTTCCCGGTGAAACCCTCTTCGAGATCGAAGAAGCGCTGCAACGCGGAACCGTGATCTGCTATCTGCTCAGCGATGCTGCACAGATCGCCATGTGGCCTACAGTAAAGAAATATCTGACTCCCGGCAAAGCCCTGTATTTCTCTCATGGCTTCGGTATCACTTATAATGATCAGACCGGTATCATTCCTCCTGCTGATGTGGACGTGTTCCTCGTAGCGCCCAAAGGTTCCGGTACATCACTCCGCAGGATGTTCCTGCAGGGCCGTGGTCTGAACAGCTCATACGCTATCTTCCAGGATGCAACAGGCCGCGCTTTTGAAAGAGTGGTGGCGCTGGGCATCGCTATCGGTAGCGGTTACCTGTTTGAAACTGATTTCAGGAAAGAAGTATTCTCCGATCTTACTGGTGAGCGCGGCACCCTGATGGGCGCTATCCAGGGCATCTTCGCTGCACAGTACGAAGTGCTGCGCAAAAAAGGTCACACGCCATCTGAAGCATTCAACGAAACTGTTGAAGAGCTCACACAATCCCTGATGCCATTGGTGGCTGAGAACGGAATGGACTGGATGTATGCCAACTGTTCTACCACTGCTCAACGCGGTGCACTGGACTGGTGGAAAAAATTCCGCGACGCTACACTGCCTGTATTCACTGAGCTGTATGAGAGTGTGGCAGCTGGTAAAGAAGCAGCCCGTTCTATCAGCAGCAACAGCCAGGTTGATTATCGTGAGAAACTGGAAGCAGAACTGAAAGAGCTCCGCGAAAGCGAACTGTGGCAAGCCGGTAAAACAGTGCGCAGTCTGCGTCCTGAAAACCAGGCGGCGCAACCTGCAAAAGCAGTAGCGGCCAATTAA
- a CDS encoding FecR domain-containing protein, whose protein sequence is MNAEFYNISDDLLVKYLLGEASAGERKEVEQWIDANPDHQRYYEQFKFIWDESQELAAKSSVNENDAWKRFQQRISGEETRPVMTVVEPARTKWYDTRIAAAVIMLVGVAALLFFILVPFKSNKQVVLATQTQSKAETLPDGSVVTLNKNSTISYADAFRGKDRSVKLNGEAFFQVKADKAKPFIVTINDVTITVLGTSFNVKSNKGKTEVVVESGMVKVEHAAKSVQLKQKEKLEIETGDTVLVKEPVTDQFYKFYRTREFVCDDTPLWKLVQAMNESYNVNIRIENPSFRNIQFTGTYYNMSLQELLDMIVETSYPLYEITVERKDSLIILK, encoded by the coding sequence TTGAATGCCGAATTTTACAATATAAGTGATGACCTGCTGGTGAAATACCTGTTGGGTGAGGCGTCTGCCGGTGAACGGAAAGAGGTGGAGCAATGGATCGATGCCAACCCTGACCATCAGCGTTATTATGAGCAGTTCAAATTCATCTGGGACGAAAGCCAGGAACTGGCAGCCAAAAGTTCCGTGAATGAGAACGATGCCTGGAAAAGATTCCAGCAGCGGATCAGTGGCGAAGAAACCCGCCCCGTAATGACCGTGGTGGAACCCGCACGCACAAAATGGTACGATACGCGCATAGCCGCCGCCGTTATCATGCTGGTGGGAGTGGCCGCCCTGCTCTTTTTTATTCTTGTGCCATTCAAGTCCAATAAACAAGTAGTGCTGGCCACGCAAACCCAGTCAAAGGCCGAAACACTGCCCGATGGTTCGGTTGTTACCCTCAATAAGAATTCCACCATCTCCTATGCAGATGCTTTCAGGGGAAAGGACAGATCTGTGAAACTCAATGGCGAAGCCTTCTTTCAGGTGAAAGCAGATAAAGCGAAACCATTCATCGTTACCATCAATGATGTTACCATTACTGTTCTGGGTACTTCCTTCAATGTAAAAAGCAATAAAGGGAAAACGGAAGTGGTGGTGGAAAGCGGAATGGTGAAAGTGGAGCACGCTGCAAAGTCCGTGCAGCTGAAGCAAAAAGAAAAACTGGAGATCGAAACCGGTGATACGGTTCTGGTGAAGGAACCTGTAACAGATCAGTTCTATAAATTCTACCGGACACGCGAATTTGTTTGCGATGATACTCCGCTCTGGAAGTTAGTACAGGCAATGAACGAATCCTACAATGTGAATATCCGGATCGAAAATCCTTCATTCAGGAATATACAGTTCACGGGAACTTATTACAATATGTCGTTGCAGGAATTGCTCGATATGATCGTAGAAACTTCCTATCCATTATATGAGATCACCGTGGAAAGAAAGGATTCCCTCATCATACTGAAATAG
- the ilvA gene encoding threonine ammonia-lyase IlvA, with translation MSTTTNLMAALEFHKAAMRLRKVVNRTPLQYSHNLSRKYGAQVYLKREDLQVVRSYKLRGAYNMMSSLEPGEMSKGVVCASAGNHAQGFAFSCKRLNVKGVVFMPIITPNQKVSQTKMFGEDNIEIRLVGDTFDDCAAAARAFTEANGMTFIPPFDDLRIIEGQGTVGLEILEDQSEVDFLFVPVGGGGLSAGVGSYFKTYSPKTKIIGLEPEGAPSMKQALEAGHPVTLDNIERFVDGAAVKRVGEITFELCREVLSEMHLVPEGKVCSTILKLYNEDAIVVEPAGALSIAALDDYAAQIKGKTVVCVVSGSNNDIDRMQEIKERSLQYEGLKHYFLIRFAQRPGALKEFVNHVLGQEDDITRFEYYQKHNKETGPALVGIELRKREDYDALLKNMQQYQINYTELNKDDTLFGYLV, from the coding sequence ATGAGCACTACTACAAACCTGATGGCGGCCCTCGAATTCCACAAAGCGGCTATGCGCCTGCGCAAAGTGGTGAACAGAACGCCCCTTCAGTATTCGCATAATCTAAGCCGTAAGTACGGGGCCCAGGTATATCTCAAGCGTGAGGATCTGCAGGTGGTGCGCTCCTACAAACTGCGCGGCGCCTACAATATGATGAGCAGCCTTGAACCGGGGGAAATGTCCAAAGGCGTGGTATGCGCAAGCGCCGGTAACCATGCACAGGGATTTGCTTTCTCCTGTAAAAGACTCAACGTGAAAGGTGTGGTGTTCATGCCCATCATTACACCCAATCAGAAGGTTTCACAAACCAAGATGTTCGGGGAAGATAATATCGAGATCAGGCTCGTTGGCGATACCTTCGACGATTGCGCTGCAGCAGCACGCGCATTCACTGAAGCCAATGGCATGACCTTCATCCCGCCATTTGATGATCTGCGCATCATTGAAGGACAGGGAACCGTAGGGCTGGAGATCCTGGAAGACCAGAGCGAAGTGGATTTCCTCTTTGTGCCCGTTGGCGGCGGCGGCCTCAGCGCCGGTGTTGGGTCTTACTTCAAAACCTATTCACCCAAAACAAAGATCATTGGCCTGGAGCCGGAAGGTGCACCCAGCATGAAACAGGCGCTGGAAGCAGGTCACCCGGTAACGCTTGATAATATCGAAAGATTTGTAGACGGCGCTGCCGTGAAAAGAGTAGGGGAGATCACCTTCGAACTATGCCGGGAAGTGCTCAGCGAAATGCACCTGGTGCCGGAAGGAAAAGTTTGTTCCACTATTCTCAAACTTTATAACGAAGATGCGATTGTGGTAGAGCCCGCAGGAGCACTCAGCATTGCTGCGCTGGACGACTATGCTGCACAGATCAAAGGGAAGACCGTGGTTTGCGTAGTGAGTGGCAGCAACAATGATATCGACCGCATGCAGGAGATCAAGGAACGCAGCCTTCAGTACGAAGGACTGAAACATTATTTCCTCATCCGGTTTGCCCAAAGGCCCGGCGCGCTGAAAGAATTTGTGAATCATGTACTGGGACAAGAAGACGATATCACCAGGTTTGAATATTATCAGAAACACAATAAGGAAACCGGACCTGCTTTGGTTGGGATCGAGCTCCGGAAGCGGGAAGATTATGATGCATTGCTGAAGAACATGCAGCAATACCAGATCAATTACACTGAGCTGAACAAAGACGATACGCTCTTCGGATATCTGGTGTAA